AATGAGGAgccaaattttgatataaacaATACACTCCCCTGAATGCTAACAAGGACAACATACTCAAAGAAACATGCAACCTGAAACTCATCCAACTCCCAAAACCTTCACTGCCTCCCTTAATACCAACCCCGTAAGAAAGTGTTCCTACCATCATAGCATAGGAAAGACCATAAAAGAGTGTCCATTTTTTATGGATCTCATTGAAGAGTTGATCTGCTTTGGCGTTTTAGCTCGACTGGCAAGGCAATAGTCGTCCAAGCAAAGGGCGAGGAGGACGAGGCTGAGGAAGAGGACATGGAGGCTAAACGGGACGAGGTTGGGGACAATTATACCAAACCAACATAGTGCTCCAAATCCCTATACCTGACTCTTAATAGCCCATCTAAGTTCAATAACCCACTTTACTTCCTGCCCAGCCAATAATAAAAGCCAGATCATCCAAGCACAACCAAACCCCGCTTAGGTAAGGGAAACCATCCATATCATGATGAGAGGTTTCGTCAGAGGAGGAAACTACTAGAAAACCTAAATAAGATACCAGAGGAGTATCAACTCGGTGAGCCAACTCTCACCATGATACCCACTTCCTATAACCTTCACAAATGAAGATTTTTGTATAGACAATCCAAATTAGGACAACCCAGTAGTCATCACAACAATTATCTCTAATTGGCAAGTTCACAAGATCTTCATCGACTAGGAAGCTCTCTTAACGTCCTATTTTGGCACGCCTTCAAGAAGTTGGACATTTCAACCAACTTGATATGGTCTTACCTAAAACGTCTGCTCAATTTTGTAGGAGAACGAGTCCACACCAAAGGTTATATTGACTTGTTGATGACCTTTGGAACACTAAAGACCCTTCGCATCATAATGGTATGATACCTCCTAGTGGAAGTCGACACTTCTTACAATGACAATGAAGCTCCCTACAAAGGATAACACATCAATCACTATCAAAATGGACCCGAAAGAAGTAAGAACCTGCTACGTCGTGAGCTTGAAAGTAGCATAATACATGCCTCCTACCAACTTGACAGACACCAATATTTCACCCTGGGTAATAGCAATCAAGCAACCTACCTCACTACAGTTAGATTCGCAATGAGACGAGCATCTTGGCTAGTGTTTTCATATCACTAAAAAGGAAGTGAGCTTGGGCAACAACACTTTTGACCTTGATCCCAAGTCTGAGTTCCTAGATGGCGATCGACCTTCATTTGATGAATTAATACAGAGTTACACCTTAGGAACCAAACCATTCCAAGTTACGAAGGTCGACGCCAACATGGAAGAATGAATTATCGGGCAGATAATGGAAGTTGTTGTTCATCTGGTGTCTAATCGAAATGCCAAGTGTTAATCCTAGTTTCTTGTGCCATCATTTGTCCATCGTTCTAGAGGCTAGGCTTATGACCCAAAGAAAGAGAAATCTCGGAGAAGAACGCCAAGCAGTTGTCAATAAAGAAGTAACAACGTTCCTCGAAGTCGATTTCATTAGAAGGACCACTTACACCACATGGCTTGCCAATGTTGTTAGGGTGAAGAAGGTCAGTGACAAATCGCGCATGTGTTCGACTACATAGACCTCTCTACAAAGCATGCCTCAAAGGCACATATCCATTGTTTGgcaaaaaaattgtgtttgacaGTGGAATTTGATAGTAGACTTGCATTTGGCATAATATTTGTGTTTGACATAGAGTTGCGTTTGGTAGAACAGATGCGTTTGATAGCGGTGTTTGATGACAAAGTTGTGTTTTGCGACGTTATTGCATTTGACAGTGGCAGTTAACGACATAATTGGCATTTGACAATGGAGTTGGTGTTTAATGGCAGAAATCAAAGGAATTGTCAGTGAAAGATTCAAAGGTGCGAACAAAGTTAAAATGTGATCTTGTAATGGTCGGTGGTGTGTGGTAGTGGCTTGTGTATGTTGTGCGTGATTGTGGTGTGTGGTGCAATGATTGCGAGTTGCATAAAGTTGGAAGAGAAACTCAAAAACCCTAGTCTGTCCTTACAACCATTGGAAAAGAGAATGATTAATAAGAGACAAAAGTAGAAAGTGAATGAAATGTGATGGTCATGAGTTGTAACGCCTCGACAACTTATAGGGAATATTGACTatccccacacatcaacacaagactttccagtgtgctttgtcctcactcacacacttttcgggaaaacttcccagaaggtcacccatccctaaattactccaagctaagcacgcttaaccatggagttcttatgggttaggctaccgaaaagcaaatgcacttgttgatatgagtagccaaattaattcctttaagctatccttcaactgtatagtctcatacctatacagtctctagatcactctcattccggtgtatgttcgattcttccatgtgccctttccactagaagcctgccaggagccgctccttatctatgcctcttgcaccggcgatcactctccgccctcgtcagtgcccgggtgtcacatgcccaccagcttccgcttgtttcgtcctcgaaccacaccgtactgggagaggctaggctctgataccactatAGCGCCCTagcaacttacagggaatattgactATCCTCACACATCAatacgagactttccagtgtgctttgtcctcactcacacacttttcggaaaaacttcccagaaggtcacccatccctaaattactccaggctaagcacgcttaaccatggagttcttatgggttaggctaccaaaaaacaaatgcatttgcttttcggtatcctaacccataagaactccatggttaagcatgcttagctagagtaatttagggatgggtgaccttctgggaagtttttccggaaagtgtgcgagtgaggacaaagcacttTGGAAAGGCTCATGTTGATGTGGGGACAATCAACATTccttgtaagttgtcggggcgttacataAGACTCTCTTCCccgattttttttaaaaagtttgctTATATTTTGGACTAAACTATTAAGTTAAGAGTAAGTTGGTTTTTTTTGTCACCAACTAGACTTACTACGGGATCAACTCGAGTTCATAACAGGCTGTGTTCATATTTTGTCCgtactaaaatttgaaaaaaaaaaaaaatataacccaACCTAATTGGAATATGTAGTTGGTTAGATTGAGTCATAAACTTTTTCCCATTTTGATAACTGTTCTAAAAATAATGGTCTACAAAATTTACCTATCACATGAAGACAAAATTCAAGACATCATTTAACaagaacaaatataataaaagaaataaatgggAATAGAAAAATTAGAGTGGCcgataaacaaaatttaaagttatgaaggctatttatattttcaatttaagttttctttaattttgttttcctatCCATCTTTTCTAATCTTTTTTATCTTGAATTTTAATCATTTGGTTACAAATATTTACTGTTAAGCTTCGAGTGTCAGAGTTTACTAATTCTTGTTATATACATGCAAATTAAATTCAACCAATAGAAGACCATAAAATTGATTACTCCCAAGAAAGTTAtttaaaagaagtaaaataaactaaattaaaacatttagtAAATAGTTGACCTTTTTAAGTATCTATAGAAATAAAATTCTTGATTATGTTAGATATTTTGAGGGAGAGGACAACACTCATGAATAATccctataaaattatttgtctCTCACTATCATCAAAAGGATATTTGATatatacaaaaagaaatattaaatatatttaatattcacaAATCTATAATTGTTGCCATCCTTACATTAGGCATAGAAACAATGCAATCAAAATCTGCACATTCATATATGTATTAGATGTTGAATCAAACTAAAActatttcatttcaaataacTTCTGTATTTTACACTCGAAACTCAGATATTCAAAGTTCCAATAGTGAAACCAAACACATTTCCAATACAACAATCCTTAAGTTATACCATTAACATTCCTTCAAACTTTTTTTCTCATGGAAATTCAACTTAAGTTAGCAATGTTGAGTAAGAAAAGTAACTTGATTCGGAATTAAGAGGGTTAAAACTAACCTAATGGGATCATGAGAAAGCTGGAAGAAAAAGACAGTAGAAGGAAGTTACATTAATAAGCATGCGGGATGAACACACCAAAGTTGAGTAATCACCACGCAATTCTCAAAAGGCACAACCTCGAAGTCCTTAAATTATGCACTACATATAACAGAATAAGTAGTTGTTTTGGTTGTTGTGGTTGGTGTGGGAAACTTCAAACAGGACCATTTGGGGGTCATgtggattttttctttttcctctgaACTGTCTCACACCATATTCTATGGTAAATAATTGATGTCTAGTGGTTTCAATTGGacacctacacacacatatatatatatatatatatatatgaactgTGTCATTTTCTTGGGACCAAATTCATCACAGACATTATTCTCTTACATTGCTTGGCTGGATTTGAGTTTGAGGTGCACACAGTTCTATCAACAATATTAATACCTAGGCAGGTGGTGTTTTGTTACATTCATCTATGTTTTTGTCTGAGATAAAACGCCATTTTCCCAAACCCCCATTGTTTCACCGATTTCAACAAGAGTTCATAGCTCTCTATTTAACCAAATCTTAGTCAGGTATTAGGTTAGAGAACAATAAATTATAGAAGATGCAATTTTGTAGTGGGGTTGGGACAAAACTTGCTCTTGAAGTAAAAGGATGTAGTAAGTGTAGAATCCTGAGTGCTAGGCTACaatagttattttctttttttagttggatATAGTTATTAAACTAACTCTCCAACTATTAGTCACAGGGTGATGGTTAGGAACATTGTTGctagaataattaatatatctGAGGCAGAATAGTTAATCTTTTTGACAAAATATTTCACTTATCTACTTCTAATGCAACCTCAAATAGTCATATTTGGGGttgctttcaattttttttggagAGTTAAAAGTGTAATCTGATTTTACAGCTGTATTGCTTTTGACCCACGCAAATAGAACTGAGGTAgttttagaaaaggaaaagggtaaagaaaggataatgatatataCTGAAGGAAGAAAAGGTGAACAATTTAAGAAAACGAAACAAACTTTACCTAGCACATGAAATAGCTGCATTGATTCTGTTATGTTGACTTAAATTTTGTACCcaagaataaaaagaagaataaattcATTCTTCTGTGTGAATTACAAAACAAACTTTGTGCATGCATATCTTTGACCAAAAATGTGTTTGACTTAGCTTACTTCACCTTCAAACCACCTCCTTTTTTACCCAGAGATATTAGTGTgagtttattttcttataagcAATAGAGAAAAAAAGGGTAAAAAGTGACATTTATGCTGCGACGCATGAAGTGGATGGAAGAATGGATGATAATGAAAAACACTAACAGTAGTAATGGAAGTGATGCATCAATTATATGAAACTCCTGAATCCTAATATATGCCTACATCAAATGGAAGCAAAACAAAGGaatacacatttattatttgttatgatCCATTTTGCTGCATAGTAATGAAGTAAAGTGAAGGAAACTGTACCGAAGAAGCTTTGAAGAAAAATTGGGTGAAATTAAATGATCCTAATTTCGTAGCTTAGCTGTCACTCACTCAACAGCCCCACTCTTCCTGACAATCTTGCCACCCCAGCTTTTCGCCTTTTTGGTTCACTCCTACACTGCTAattattttagtgtaaaaattaattgagtAGACGGCAAGGAAACCAGAAAAAGgagataggaaaaaaaatattaatgtttttttgtttttatttaaaaaataataattttcttcatatatatatatatatacaactaCTTTctcttaaagaaattaaagaaaaatattgttccGGTTTAACGTAATTATGAAttcttatgtttaattttatctttaattcgTTTCCAATCAGGAGATAATTagcaaatataaatattttatgaaagaaCGGTGTGTTAAATAAGATTTaggatttattttaatatattagcAAAAGACTCGCAGCGTCCCTACTCACATAATCTTTGGTTGGAGAAACACGTGGCATGTATTTTCCCCGTGTCGAAGCGATCCAATCATTTTGACAGCTGCTATAGCTAATGGTTTGGGAGAGACAAGAGCCGAAGCAAAGGCGCGGAGGGGATGACATGGAGGAAAGGCTGAGGTTCGGAGACCAGATAGGCTCGGACAACCGTTTGATGGAAACTGTTTccgagaaagaaaaaataataaaaaaggattattattattattattattgattaatgggagttttggttggttggttggaAGAGAAAGAGTAGGAagtacaagaaagaaaaaagcagGAGCATTGGCATGAGATTGCGCCTTCTCTGAGAAGCCAAACGGAAAAAGATTGATTCGTTCATTGATTCATTGATTCATTGATTCTGATAGAGTTGCTTTTCTTGCAAGCCTAATCGTCCTCTTTAAATAAGGGCTTTGACTATTAGATGTTGGTTGTTCCAGTTGCAGTTGCAGTTCCATTCAAGTAGCAGTTCCTAGTCAGCTTCCTCTTTTCTCTATAAAACCCTATTTTCTGCTTCTTCCTCCACTGGGGCTTCAATGGCCACCTGCAAAAATCTCTGTGCTCTTCtccttttgcttttcttctcttttctacaTGTGAAGGCTATTTTAGACCCTGCTGATTTCCTCGCTCTGCAATCCATTCGTAAAGCCCTCCAAGACATGCCCGGTTCCCATTTCTTCTCCTCCTGGGATTTCACCGCAGACCCATGCAACTTCGCCGGGGTTTACTGCGACTCCGACAGGGTCATCTCCCTCAACCTCGGCGATCCCAGGGCCGGCTCTCCCGGACTCACCGGCCGCCTCGACCCCGCCCTCGGCAAGCTCTCCGCGCTCGCCGAGTTCACCGTTGTCCCCGGCAGAATCTACGGTCCTCTCCCAGAATCCCTCTCTGATTTGAAGAACCTCAGGTTTCTCGGCGTCAACCGCAACTTCATCTCCGGCGAAATTCCTACCCAGCTCGGCGAGTTACGCAGCCTCAGAACCATCGATCTCAGCTACAACCAACTCACTGGACGCATTCCTCCAACCGTGGGATCACTACCGGAGCTGACTAACCTGATCCTCTGCCATAACCGCCTCTCCGGTTCGCTCCCCCGGTTCGAGTCACACACTTTAACGCGGCTCGACCTAAAGCATAACTCTCTCTCCGGTTCGCTCCCTCCCAACTCGCTCCCTCCCTCTCTGCAGTACCTCTCCCTGGCCTGGAACCAGCTCACCGGCCCAATGGACCGCCTCCTGGGCCGCCTCGACCAGCTTAACTATTTGGACCTTAGTCTCAACCAGTTCACGGGCCCAATCCCGGACCGGATCTTTTCCTTCCCGCTCACGAATCTGCAGCTGGAGAGGAACCAGTTCTCGGGTCCGGTCCAGCCCGTTGAGCAGGTGTCCATCCCGACCGTTGATCTTAGTTATAACCGGCTCTCCGGTCAGATATCGCCAATGCTGGCGAGCGTGCAGTACCTGTACCTGAATAACAACCGGTTTTCTGGTCGGGTACCGGCTAGCTTCGTGGAGCGGTTGCTGGACGCGAGCATTCAGATACTTTACTTGCAGCATAACTATCTGACGGGGATTGAGATAAGCCCAACGGCGGTGATTCCAGAGAGAAGCTCCCTGTGTCTGCAGTATAATTGCATGGTCCCGCCCGTTGAGACGCCCTGTCCCTTGAGGGCTGGCAAGCAGAAAACCAGGCCTACTGCGCAATGCAACCAGTTGAAAACCTGATCCGACCCGACCAATCAAGTCAAAATTTTACCTCTTTCCTTCTTCCTTATTTCTCCTCTTGCTTTCtgattcattattatttaattttgtggtAGTTATCAGGGAATGAATAATGGGAATATTGTGAATATTTTTGGATTAGATTTAGATAATTTAGCTGTTTTGCTCCAGGAGCTTCTCAAATCATATATGTTATGATCATTATCTATATTACTAATGTAATATGATTAGTCCGttatgaaaaacaaagaaaaagttattgATCATTATTACGTTATTTCGATCAATTAAAACTCTATTATGCCATCTCCTGTGAGTTAATGTTTgcattatcttttttattttcattgtcatCACTGGTTTCTTGCCATTGGgaaaggtttttatttttcattcttttatgctcatttaAAATGCTGCTTACTAGTGTCGTAGTGGAAGCTTCTAATGATTACTCAGTGTGGTATGGCATTTGCACCTGTCTATTCATAATTTTGGTACATATTTGATCATAGTGGAGATGTAAAATTTGGTGTGATGCATGTATATCAATCCCAATTGGTTATTGTTCcatcattattttgtttatttttagaaGATCACAATTTTCAGACTTTTAGGGGAAGTGGAGTGGTGCCCATTCGGTGCAATTACCGTTTCTTCAGCTTTTTAAGCTTTCCATGGGCACGAGTCGCTGCTCCCTTCAATGGAAAATGGTTGTAGGGACGACAACCATTTTGGGATATCTTTTTTGCGTTGCAATTGTAAGCCTTTTGAACCTTGGGTCTGGACTGAcacactttctctttttccacCCTCTGTGTGCGAGTGTGGCGACAAAGGAATCATCAGGGTAAAAAGCAAATgtgaaaaaacaagaaaaaagagcTGAGAATAGGTAGGGTTGGATTAATCTTACAAAGGGGCACATGAAGCAGCTAATGTCAAAGCATAATAAGAAAAGgtaaaagtaaatgaaaacaaGGAAAAGAGAACAAGTTTAGGTATGGCTGGATTTTTAATTTACCAGAGGACACAGGAAGCGGCTAGACAACCTAACACTACTAATAACACCTTCAACCATCCACAGCCACTTATATATCTAACTGTATGTCTCGGGTTGTTGCTTTATTAGATTGGATGTTCGTCCAGGTCATTAGTCAAATACTTTCGCATAATGCATGTCTTTATCTGCTAATATATGATTAAATCTATTATCAAGTTCAACTTCTATTTTTTGTAGCCTATCCTCCGAGAATTTTCTCGGTACTCTAATCTTCTGGGGAATAGTAATAACAATCTTTTGCAATTTgccaataaataataaattatttgctAGAATTTTATCAGACCGTTGTCGCCAAAAAAATGGAAACCTGTACCCTTTTTCTGCTGGAGGCCCCAACCCAGTCCTCTATGTTTTGTTGCCTTCATCGTACAGGGTGTACTTAATTCACTCGTTTTCTTTGTGGAATCTCAGGTTTTATCATCTTATAATTTGTTTGTGGCTTAAAATAACATCTTTGCTTTACCAATAGTCAGAGAGCAGAGAGAAGGTCCCCCGTAGTTTTATAGTTTGTTAAGTGTGACCCTTTCGTATAGAAAAAGCTATTCTAAGGCCAATAAGATGAGAAATTTCTCCATTCTTTGAAAGGCTAAAACTCAATTTTTGGAACACTTTTGCTTTTAAAAGGCAGGCATAAATAAATCAACCTGCTCCtctataacaattattattggGTCTATCAAAATCAAGGAACCAAGGTATCAtgacaaacaaaataattagaTAAATCACCAAGACAAGACAACAAAGGATGAAACCGAGTTATAAGATTCCCATGATATCCACAACGGCACAACCACAGTGATATAGGCATCTTGGCAGTGGCGTTTGGGCAAATGTATGCTGTCACTGTTTTTTCTATTGCTTTACAGCTATCTGAAGGAGAACGGCCTAACTTGGAAGAAACCAGAAGCATTATTAGCTTTATTCCTGATATTTACAAAAGGGGATCCACAATAATTAGGGGTCCAATGTACGTGTAAATGATACAGCCAAAGCACCATGCAGGAGTCTAGGTTCACCACAAGAAGACCGCACCAATTAATGACACATTGTACAATACTAATAATTTGTTCCAGGCATAGCGTACCAATGAATCAATTCCAATCTCAATTTACATGATTATTTATGTACCAAGACCTTATGGCTGTTCATGTCATGCCTTATTATGTCAAAACGTCCTATACATGTTCATTAACAACAGGGTACGCATCCCGCAGAGCATTCCATAACTAATTCACTGACATCATATGTACTCATCATAAAAGTGTCTTGTCCAGACCCTCTTACTCAAAGACGCTGGTCTATCACCACTCCCAGCAAATTCCCATTTTACGACATCTCCATCCCAAGAGGAGCTAACAAGCATGGTGTTGAAGGGGTGCCAACTACAATCTCTCACAGGTGATTTATGGTGCTTCAGAGTCGCAACTTGAGCTCCGCTCACCTGTAGTGAATTATCAAAGTTATCATCAAAAGAGAACCAGCTTGAACTTTTTGTCTGTGTTGTTTCTTTGTAAAATAAGCAAACAGCAGTTCAATCTAACTGCAAAATTTCCCGATTATGATATAGTTTGTTCATGCATAGTCCCAAGAAAATATACATCACATTTCACCGTTCTTCCCCAACAATTTTATTAACAGTAGCCATGTAGTGGAGTTCGAAAGGGTGTTCATGTGATCTGTATCCTTTTAGGCAAGCCATTTACGGGCAATGAAGACTCAAACCTAAGTATTATCACTCCTGTTCAAATACACAATAATTTAACTTCAAAAAATTAACAGGGATTGACATAAAATGGGTGCATTGCCGTTTAATATAATAGGTATTGATGTCAATAAATTGGTTATGAAATATACTTTTTGGTACCTTGTATTGTACTCAAATAATGTTGTGCCAATCATACAACATGGATATAATGCTAGAGcagaagaaattaaattacataccAAATCATATATGTAAACACATGCGTTGTGTGATCCAGTATAGATGTACTTCTGCCCAGTGCTGTAAATTTGAGGATAATATCAGTCTAACAACATTAATCAAATCCCCAAACGATATAGAAGCCAAAAGATATTGCTGAAGAAAACCAGTTTAAAGtacaataattaatatgttaaGAAAGCTGCATGCTGGTCCAAATATGAACCTGACAGAACTTGTTTTTATTCTTCCCCCTCAAAAAACCAAGCACACTTTTACAAACAGTTTGGTTGACTATGACAAATAATTGAAGCTTTAAGAAAAAGATCAAAAGAGGATCATgacaagaaaatgaagaataattaCAGAGCAAGGCCGCCTTAGTGCTCACCTAAAAGCTGGTGAGAAATAGCAACGGATAAGAGTGCGCAAGACTGAATGTCCTCTATAAGTAGCCACTGATTGATCACAAGGGTGAGTCAAGTCTTTTGCTTGGGGTGGATAATCCATCCACCTGTAATCCCATTCGTAACTCCTATACCCGGGATTGCTGgaatagaaagaaaattctGTTATAGTATGTCAATGAATTGACAACAATTTCATCAAGAAACATCATAATCCCCGAGAGGAACAGACATCATTAGCTAGgttaaaaatctataaatatcaCATGCAAGACTGAATTCTGAAAATCATTCTAAGAGCTTAAATTACCCACACAAGtatgcaaacacaaatagagACAGAAGCATGAGTCCAACATGACACGTCATTCTGtaacaaaagtatataaaaCTTCCAGtattttgcattgaaaaaaaTGTAGTAAGAATGCTTCATagataattcaaaaaaaaatcagcCTCGTAATGTATCATAATTAACTTATAGattcttttaagaaataatataaatt
This genomic interval from Vigna radiata var. radiata cultivar VC1973A chromosome 8, Vradiata_ver6, whole genome shotgun sequence contains the following:
- the LOC106771020 gene encoding LRR receptor-like serine/threonine-protein kinase FLS2, whose product is MATCKNLCALLLLLFFSFLHVKAILDPADFLALQSIRKALQDMPGSHFFSSWDFTADPCNFAGVYCDSDRVISLNLGDPRAGSPGLTGRLDPALGKLSALAEFTVVPGRIYGPLPESLSDLKNLRFLGVNRNFISGEIPTQLGELRSLRTIDLSYNQLTGRIPPTVGSLPELTNLILCHNRLSGSLPRFESHTLTRLDLKHNSLSGSLPPNSLPPSLQYLSLAWNQLTGPMDRLLGRLDQLNYLDLSLNQFTGPIPDRIFSFPLTNLQLERNQFSGPVQPVEQVSIPTVDLSYNRLSGQISPMLASVQYLYLNNNRFSGRVPASFVERLLDASIQILYLQHNYLTGIEISPTAVIPERSSLCLQYNCMVPPVETPCPLRAGKQKTRPTAQCNQLKT